Proteins encoded by one window of Pan troglodytes isolate AG18354 chromosome 16, NHGRI_mPanTro3-v2.0_pri, whole genome shotgun sequence:
- the LOC107968580 gene encoding putative GED domain-containing protein DNM1P46 yields MFPGGGGGGSVGAWASQDKGKDSKAEENGSDSFMHSRDPQLEQQMETTQNLVDSYAAIVNKTVWDLMVGVTPKTIMHVVINNRHAPPHGSRGLLWHWGCRLAMLARGRCWPALWDQVQGGRHGPDQICLIEI; encoded by the exons ATGTTCCCtggtggcggcggcggtggcAGTGTTGGTGCATGGGCCTCCCAGGACAAGGGGAAA GACAGCAAGGCCGAGGAGAATGGCTCTGACAGCTTCATGCACTCCAGGGACCCACAGCTGGAGCAGCAAATGGAAACCACGCAGAACCTGGTGGACTCCTACGCGGCCATCGTCAACAAGACCGTGTGGGACCTCATGGTTGGTGTCACGCCCAAGACCATCATGCACGTCGTGATCaacaacaggcatgcaccgcctCATGGGAGCAGGGGGCTCCTGTGGCATTGGGGATGCAggttggccatgttggccagggggAGATGCTGGCCAGCCCTATGGGACCAGGTCCAGGGAGGGAGGCACGGTCCAGACCAGATCTGTCTCATAGAAATATAA